One Chaetodon trifascialis isolate fChaTrf1 chromosome 12, fChaTrf1.hap1, whole genome shotgun sequence DNA window includes the following coding sequences:
- the LOC139340543 gene encoding eIF5-mimic protein 2-A-like, protein MSNQRQQKPTLTGQRFKTRKRDEKERFDPSQFQESIIQGLNQTGTDLEAVAKFLDASGAKLDYRRYAETLFDILVAGGMLAPGGTLSDDVTCTEFCLFKAQEDMETMQAYAQVFNKLIRRYKYLEKGFEEEIKKLLLFLKGFTESERNKLAMLTGILLANGNLSASILSSLFNENLVKEGVSACFAVKLFKSWLSEKDIGSVAASLRKVGMDNRLMELFPANKRSCEHFSKYFTDAGLKEISDFARNQQSIGARKELQKELQEQMSRGDPLKDIIAYIREEIKKNNISEQTMIGLIWSSVMSSVEWNKKEELVTEQAIKLLKQYSPLLKAFTSQGLSELTLLLKIQEYCYDNIHFMKAFQKIVVLLYKADVLSEEAILKWYNEAHLAKGKSVFLEQMKKFVEWLKNAEEESESEEEEAD, encoded by the exons ATGAGTAATCAAAGGCAGCAGAAGCCTACGCTAACAGGCCAGCGTTTCAAAACCCGAAAAAGAG ATGAAAAGGAGAGGTTTGACCCTTCCCAGTTTCAGGAAAGCATCATACAAGGTCTGAACCAAACTGGCACTGATTTGGAAGCTGTCGCAAAGTTTCTTGATGCCTCTGGTGCCAAGCTTGACTACCGCCGCTATGCTGAGACTCTGTTCGACATCCTGGTGGCTGGTGGGATGCTGG CCCCAGGAGGTACCCTGTCAGATGACGTGACCTGCACTGAGTTCTGTCTCTTCAAAGCACAAGAGGACATGGAGACCATGCAGGCATATGCGCAG GTCTTTAACAAGCTAATCAGGCGCTATAAATACTTGGAGAAAGGTTTTGAGGAGGAAATTAAAAAG ctgctgctgtttctcaagGGCTTCACAGAGTCTGAGCGCAACAAGCTGGCCATGCTAACAGGGATTCTGCTGGCCAACGGCAATCTCTCTGCATCCATTCTTAGCAGCCTCTTCAATGAGAACCTAGTCAAAGAAG GTGTTTCGGCGTGCTTTGCGGTAAAACTCTTCAAATCTTGGCTTTCTGAAAAGGACATCGGCTCTGTTGCTGCCAGCCTCCGAAAGGTTGGCATGGACAACAGGCTCATG GAGCTGTTCCCTGCCAACAAGCGCAGTTGTGAGCACTTCTCAAAGTACTTCACAGATGCCGGGCTCAAGGAGATTTCGGACTTTGCGAGAAACCAGCAGTCCATAGGTGCTCGCAAGGAGCTGCAGAAAGAGCTTCAGGAGCAGATGTCACGTGGGGACCCCCTCAAAGAT ATCATCGCCTACATCCGGGAGGAAATCAAGAAGAACAACATCTCCGAGCAGACGATGATTGGACTAATTTGGTCCAGTGTAATGAGCTCCGTGGAGTGGAACAAGAAGGAGGAGCTGGTCACAGAACAAGCCATCAAACTTTTAAAG CAATACAGCCCACTGTTGAAGGCTTTTACCTCCCAGGGCCTCTCTGAACTGACTCTCCTGCTGAAGATCCAGGAGTACTGTTATGATAACATCCACTTCATGAAGGCTTTCCAGAAAATTGTCGTTCTGCTCTACAAAG cGGATGTCTTGAGTGAGGAGGCAATTCTGAAGTGGTACAACGAAGCCCATCTCGCCAAAGGAAAGAGCGTTTTCCTTGAGCAGATGAAGAAGTTTGTTGAATGGCTCAAGAACGCAGAGGAAG agtccgagtctgaggaagaggaggcagactgA